In a genomic window of Alteromonas gilva:
- a CDS encoding TetR/AcrR family transcriptional regulator has protein sequence MSYSRQESVERAMTVFWQKGYVGTGMRDIQAALDKRPGSIYATFGNKEGLYLAALTAYTQSIVDTLQACSQADNPLRALKTFMRSPLLKSEAETYMRQCLIVKTQADWLELPAGIQTSLRDALNSLRSGFEAVVLAAQQRGELSAEMTPEQAALWLQGQFIALRTLATATDDASTLAWILDKVFNDLQRQ, from the coding sequence ATGAGTTATTCACGCCAGGAAAGTGTCGAACGCGCCATGACGGTGTTTTGGCAAAAAGGTTATGTGGGCACCGGTATGCGTGATATTCAGGCCGCGTTAGATAAACGCCCGGGCAGCATTTATGCCACCTTCGGCAATAAAGAAGGCTTATACCTGGCCGCACTGACTGCCTACACCCAGAGTATTGTCGATACCTTACAGGCATGCAGCCAGGCCGATAACCCGCTGCGTGCACTGAAAACCTTTATGCGCTCACCGCTGCTGAAATCAGAGGCCGAAACCTATATGCGCCAATGCCTGATCGTTAAAACACAGGCTGACTGGCTGGAGTTGCCAGCAGGTATTCAAACTTCGCTCAGAGATGCGCTTAATAGCTTGCGCAGCGGTTTTGAAGCAGTCGTGTTGGCCGCACAACAGCGGGGTGAACTTTCCGCTGAAATGACACCTGAGCAGGCCGCCCTGTGGCTGCAGGGCCAGTTTATAGCGCTGCGGACTTTAGCCACCGCCACCGATGACGCAAGCACTCTTGCATGGATACTCGATAAGGTATTTAACGATCTGCAGAGGCAATAG
- a CDS encoding carboxymuconolactone decarboxylase family protein — protein sequence MTDLTIHTIDSAPQEAKSMLQDSVASFGMLPNLHGVMAEAPGVLDSYKYLHDKALKTSFSKEELTVVWQTANVEHGCHYCVPAHTGIAKSMKIDDSIIDALRNETPLPEKLEVLRETTKAIIIERGHPSDAQLTQFFDAGFTQAHLLEIILILAQKVMSNYINHLADTPVDDAFSAFAWQPNK from the coding sequence ATGACTGATTTAACTATTCATACCATCGACTCCGCCCCACAGGAAGCTAAATCCATGCTTCAAGACTCCGTCGCCAGCTTTGGGATGTTGCCAAACTTACACGGCGTTATGGCAGAAGCGCCGGGCGTACTCGATAGCTACAAGTATCTGCACGACAAAGCATTAAAAACGTCTTTTAGTAAAGAAGAGCTCACCGTAGTGTGGCAAACCGCCAATGTTGAACATGGTTGTCATTACTGCGTGCCGGCGCATACCGGTATTGCCAAAAGCATGAAGATTGACGACAGTATTATTGATGCTCTGCGTAACGAAACGCCCTTGCCAGAAAAGCTGGAAGTGCTGCGTGAAACCACCAAAGCAATCATTATTGAACGGGGTCATCCCAGCGATGCGCAACTGACACAATTTTTTGACGCCGGGTTCACCCAAGCACATCTCCTGGAAATTATCCTTATTCTGGCTCAGAAGGTGATGAGTAACTACATTAATCACCTTGCTGATACACCGGTAGATGACGCCTTTAGCGCATTTGCGTGGCAGCCCAATAAATAG
- a CDS encoding alanine/glycine:cation symporter family protein: MLTDIVAFINNILWGDGQVLIYMLLICGIWFSIRLGGVQLRHFGHMFSLLKNSTNSTKEGISSFQALCTSLSARVGTGNLAGVAVAISLGGAGSIFWMWVIALLGMATGFAESVLGQLYKIKDENGEFRGGPAYYIKQGLNKTWLAVAFSLCLFLGYGFIFSAVQANTITDALNAAYGISTTYSGIAIILLAALIVVGGLRGIARFAEWVVPFMGISYVLAALLICALNITELPAMLLNIIQSAFGLQEAGAGAMGAAVKNGIQRGLYSNEAGSGSVPHAAASAAPNPNHPVSQGYLQMLGVFLDTMVLCTATAFIILLAGGASGEQMEGIRLTQSAMESHIGAGGADFVAAAICFFSFTSVVANYAYGESNLHMFKLDNKAGRIAYTCGYLAMIYWGSRAAMPEVWAAADMALGLMTVINIIAIMWMTPTIVSISKDYFSKRERGEAPEYKTGDCEIQGKTEDGIW; the protein is encoded by the coding sequence GTGCTTACCGACATCGTTGCATTTATCAACAATATTCTCTGGGGTGACGGCCAGGTGCTGATTTACATGCTGCTTATCTGCGGCATATGGTTTTCGATTCGACTGGGCGGCGTTCAACTGCGCCACTTTGGTCATATGTTTAGTCTGCTTAAAAATAGTACCAACAGCACAAAAGAAGGCATAAGCTCCTTTCAGGCTTTATGTACCAGTTTATCTGCACGGGTCGGTACCGGTAACCTTGCAGGTGTCGCCGTAGCCATTTCACTCGGCGGTGCCGGCAGCATTTTCTGGATGTGGGTGATCGCCTTACTGGGCATGGCCACCGGTTTTGCTGAAAGCGTACTTGGCCAACTGTATAAAATAAAAGATGAGAACGGCGAATTCCGCGGTGGCCCCGCCTACTACATCAAACAAGGTCTTAACAAAACCTGGTTGGCAGTAGCCTTTTCGTTGTGTTTATTTTTAGGCTATGGCTTTATCTTCTCGGCAGTTCAGGCCAATACCATTACCGATGCGTTAAATGCCGCCTATGGTATTTCAACTACATACTCAGGGATTGCGATTATCTTACTCGCGGCACTGATCGTGGTTGGTGGCCTGCGCGGCATTGCCCGTTTTGCCGAGTGGGTTGTTCCTTTTATGGGTATTAGTTATGTACTGGCCGCCCTGCTTATTTGTGCCCTGAACATTACCGAATTACCCGCCATGTTACTCAATATTATTCAGTCTGCGTTTGGTTTACAGGAAGCCGGTGCCGGCGCCATGGGCGCGGCTGTTAAAAACGGTATTCAACGTGGCTTGTATTCTAACGAGGCGGGCTCGGGCAGTGTTCCTCATGCGGCCGCCAGCGCGGCCCCGAATCCGAATCACCCGGTGTCTCAGGGCTATTTGCAAATGCTCGGGGTATTTTTAGATACCATGGTGTTGTGTACGGCTACCGCCTTTATTATTTTACTCGCCGGTGGCGCCAGTGGCGAACAAATGGAAGGCATCCGCCTGACGCAGTCAGCGATGGAATCACACATTGGTGCTGGCGGCGCCGACTTTGTAGCCGCTGCAATTTGCTTTTTCTCATTTACCTCTGTGGTTGCCAATTATGCTTATGGCGAAAGTAATCTGCATATGTTCAAGCTCGACAACAAGGCCGGACGTATTGCCTATACCTGCGGCTATCTGGCAATGATTTACTGGGGCTCAAGAGCCGCCATGCCAGAAGTATGGGCAGCCGCCGATATGGCGCTGGGCTTAATGACTGTCATTAACATTATCGCCATTATGTGGATGACCCCTACCATTGTCAGCATCAGTAAAGATTACTTTAGTAAGCGTGAGCGTGGCGAGGCGCCGGAATACAAAACCGGTGATTGTGAAATTCAGGGTAAAACCGAAGACGGCATTTGGTAA
- a CDS encoding alpha/beta hydrolase family esterase — MNNRLTALFTLLLLCLVPATVHAAAIDQTGQFAGQQRSWRLFVPAGTDKSTPLPLLFNFHGTGSDPADISALNEFEQLAAKEGFIVVAPRAEFSYESDGPRTWNVEKKKSPYNDVAFIRALITHLSATLPIDASRIYATGFSGGARMTSRLGCDLTSTFAAIAPIGGIRFADDCLPTATLPVLTYHGIKDPVNHYQHQPHSPRYWHMGVQQALNGWVSHNQCHQQNEEEVSPGIARMTYSQCDNHTQVIFYRSQDAGHTWPGSPRAAQMAGFGLGKTDPLPMTEIIWQFLNQYRR; from the coding sequence ATGAACAACCGACTTACCGCGTTATTTACCCTGTTGTTACTGTGTTTAGTTCCGGCAACCGTCCACGCCGCCGCCATTGACCAAACAGGGCAATTTGCGGGTCAGCAACGCAGCTGGCGTTTGTTTGTGCCAGCCGGTACCGATAAATCAACACCACTGCCTTTGTTGTTTAATTTTCATGGCACTGGTTCTGATCCCGCTGATATATCGGCGCTCAATGAGTTTGAGCAACTGGCCGCCAAAGAGGGTTTCATCGTTGTAGCTCCGCGTGCTGAGTTTTCTTACGAATCAGACGGCCCCCGAACCTGGAACGTAGAAAAGAAAAAAAGCCCCTATAACGATGTGGCCTTTATTCGGGCGCTCATTACGCACCTTAGCGCCACTTTGCCCATAGACGCCAGCCGTATTTACGCGACGGGCTTTTCCGGCGGTGCACGAATGACCAGCCGCCTGGGTTGCGACCTAACCAGCACCTTTGCCGCTATCGCGCCCATTGGCGGAATACGTTTTGCTGACGATTGTCTGCCTACGGCTACCTTGCCCGTGCTGACTTACCATGGCATCAAGGATCCGGTTAATCATTACCAGCACCAACCGCACTCGCCGCGTTACTGGCACATGGGGGTACAACAAGCATTAAATGGGTGGGTGTCTCACAATCAATGCCATCAACAGAATGAGGAAGAAGTCAGCCCCGGCATAGCGCGAATGACCTACAGCCAGTGTGACAATCATACACAAGTCATCTTTTACCGCTCGCAAGACGCCGGGCATACCTGGCCAGGCAGCCCACGCGCAGCACAGATGGCAGGTTTCGGCCTCGGTAAAACCGACCCCCTGCCTATGACCGAAATAATATGGCAGTTTCTTAACCAGTACCGCCGCTAA